In Magnolia sinica isolate HGM2019 chromosome 16, MsV1, whole genome shotgun sequence, the genomic window AGCACACATTGTAATGTAGTACATTTTCCACCCCCAGAACAAAACAGCAAAATGTTACACGTGTCAAAACCAGAGGATGGCCAAAGCAGCAAAATGTAACACGTCAAAAACCCAAAAGAAGAGATCACCCAATGCACGAAAGCCACAGCCACAGTAGGGAGGGAGATGTAGTAGAGGTTGCATTGTTaggaaatgctccaatgctctcaaaGACTTAATAttataatgctcctagttgcattggctCATTTGGACAGTCTAATTGATTAATCAGAATTGTCAATTCAGTCAAAAATCATTTCATGTACTACAATGCAAAAAAATCATAAACAATCCATGATGGTCCTGACAAATCCATGGATCAAATTATTGATTTTGGTCTTTTTTGCATAAACAATCTAACCATTAATTATTAAATGTACTGATCAGATGGTTAACACTGTTAGATCagaaaaatgtttgaatggtagACCATGAGACGAGTACTGAACCTAATGAACagtatagatcaatggattggattgtctaagtgtccacaatgcaactaggagcactataacttacagtgctaTGAGAGCACCAGAGCTTTTCTCTACTATATTTTTAACAGAGCATGAAGACTTTTCTCTATTATGATTTTAACAGAGCTtgtagagggagagagataacagagcttagagagagagagagagagagagagagcttgtaaGCAATGGCAGGAGATGATATGGAAAAAGGAGGTTTAGAGCCATTGAAAATGCAGAAGTTGGGTTATAGGAGCTGGGAAGAATCAAAGAAGATGTGGTCCATAGCTGGGCCAGCAATTCTAACATCAGTGCTGCAGTTCTCAATTGGGTTTGTGACAGCAGCCTTTGTTGGGCGCCTGGGACATGTTCAGCTTGCTGCTGTCTCAGTTGTTCAGACTGTCGTTGAAAGCTTTGCATATGGGATTCTGGtaaatcatatatatattgagattataagatgtcatcaaatttcatgatatttggtgcaaccaaacacagcctttgccattttctttatctttgtttgtttgtttgtttgtttgtttttttggaTTTTATCTCTATATTTGTACATGTGTCTGTTGAATAAGTTGTTTTATGCTCCAGTTcaacataagtttttttttttttccttcgtgGTTTTTGCATTAAGGGAGGATAGGATTTTCTTTCTTCTAGTTGTATGTGTTGTTGGGTTTTATCACTAGTTTTATGGGGATTGTTTGTTTCATATATCAAAATGTGGTTTGAGTTTTGCTTGTTGTATCATAGGGATTGTTTGTTTCATATATCAGAATGTGATTTGAGTTTTGCTTGTTGTATATGCTGCAATACCAAGATTTTCAAGATTTCTTCTGTAACTTTTCTTTTATTAGATTTTTATTGGGGATGGTATACATGAGTTTTCATTGTTTGTTAAATGGGTTTTCTTCCTATTTGTCTACAAGTGCTTGActgggcttcttcttcttcaacatctaAATTTGGTTTTTGTGTGAAAACTTGTTCATAGAAAAATGATTGTTGAGTGTCATTCGAATCTGTCTGCTTGAGTTTTATCTAGCAAAAAGTTGTGTTTGGACGATCGGTCGAATTGAATTTCCATTGTAAGTCTAATGAAGTGAATGGTTTCAGTCAGAATTCATATGGAAATAGTTCATAGACAAACAATTGTCGAGTCTCATTTGAGTCTTTCTGTTTCAATCTCATGTAAAAGAAAAGGTGCATTTGCATGCGAACAAAAGTGCAAGTATTAGTGTAATAAAGCAGAAATAACaatttccttagcattcatatgGACAGTCAAGACTCCAAACTGCAATTGTGTTTCTTCCAAGTTGGTCATGAACCTGTGTAACTGAATGTTTTTGtcatttcctcctgattaaaCTGGCGCAATTCACTTCTCCTGCACATCCAAATGCATCCAAAACATATAAATAAAACTGAGTTTTCAATAGAGTTTGATCAGCCTGCTAATCCAGAGAAAGAAATAATAAATTCCTCCATTTGGTCGGAAGCTTATTACAGAAACACAATAAAACCAATGAAATTTCGCTTGCCAGAGTCGATAAGATGTTAGAAAATGTACCTCTCAACTGCAAGATCCTTCTCTTTATCTGAACGTTCGTCAATTTGTTGTCACTCCCATGTAGCTAGGAATGGGAAGTGCACTAGAGACACTTTGCGGCCAAGCTGTTGGCGCTGGACAGATGCATATGCTTGGAATTTATCTGCAAAGATCATGGATCATAACCGGAGTTACAGCATTAGTTCTGACACCCATTTATGTATTCACCTCACACATTCTAAAGCTCTTTCGCCAGTCCAATGAGATATCAGAAGTTGCAGGCAGGTACTGCATATGGGTGATACCACAGTTGTTCGCATATGCACTGAATTTCCCAATGCAAAAGTTCTTCCAATCTCAGAGTAGAGTCTGGGTCATGGCCATCATCTCGGGGGCTGTCTTGGCCTTTCATATTCTGCTGAATTGGGCTTTGGTAACCAAGCTGGGATATGGCCTGGGGGGAGCTGCCTTAGCTGGGAACATTTCATGGTGGTTAGTAAATCTGGCTCAGCTAGTCTATCTAGTAGCTGGGTATTTTCCAGATGCATGGACTGGCTTCTCTTTATCAGTATTTCAGTCTCTCTCTGCGTTCATTAAACTCTCGCTTGCATCAGCCGCGATGTTATGGTCAGTATACTGATCTCCCATATCTGTGAAATCCCATGTTAGATCCGTGTATCAGTTACCTTTTGCTTACATGTGGATGCTTTGGTTTCAGCTTGGAGCTGTGGTATTTTAGTGCAGTGATCCTACTAGTGGGAGGCTTGAAAAACCATACAGCAATCGCTATTGATGCTGTTTCCATATGGTGAGCTACCTCTTCATTTCGGTTCCGTCTCATTTGATGCAATCTGCTTCTGTTTAAAAGATCCTGAAATCAAAACCAGGTTCCCCTTTCctaatctctctcattttcttctcttGCTGAACTTGATAGCATGAACTTGGAAGTGTGGGCATTGACGATTGCACTAGGTTTCAACGTTGCTGTCAGGTCAGTaatctctctttccttgttttgAGGTAGTTGTATCAATTAAGCCATTCTTATATGGTTACGATGTCCTTCTTCATATTTTCAATTTCTTGCAGTGTGCGGGTCTCGAATGAACTAGGAGCAGGCCATCCAAAAGCTGCAAAGTTTTCAGTAGCAGTGACTGCTGCTGCATCAGCATTGGTTGGAGTTCTTTTCATGGCTGCAGTGCTCATCGCCAAGAGTGACTTCCCAAAGCTTTTCACAGAAAAACCAGAGGTCATAAGAGAAACATCCAAACTCGGGCTTCTTCTGGCAGCTACGATTCTTCTAAACAGCATTCAGCCCGTTCTACAGGGTAACTCCTCTCATCTGACATTGTTCAGGACAAAAACCATATCACAGGAGAGCTACATCTATGAGATCAAGCATTAGAAGTTCCTTACCGCCATCTGGTGAGGTAACATTTCAGCTAAGAATCCTGGAATTTGCAGGTGTAGCAGTAGGTGCGGGTTGGCAATTCTCAGTTGCCTTCGTAAATATAGGATGCTACTACTTTATCGGGTTGCCTCTTGGTGGCTTACTTGGGTTTAAGTTCAAGCTCGGTGTTGTGGTAAGTACCCAATCTGATATTCACAGCTACAATCAACAAAACCGAAAGGAAACAACCTACCTTGTTTCTTCCTCATCATGCAGGGAATCTGGTCTGGAATGTTAGCGGGGACCCTGATGCAAACAGTTGTTTTGTTGTGGATCATGTACCGAACTAACTGGGAGAAGGAGGTAACTTCCTCTGTAAACTATGCTAGAAGAAGTAGAGATTATGTTTGAGAACTCTATACAGGTGGAatcatgaaacaaaaaatgatgaAAGTCTGCTGGAGAAATATATTAAAACAACCAACCTAACATCAACCTTTGCGAGTTGCAATGTTTATATCTTTACATACTTCTCAATGGTAATTGCAAAAATGCTAGGTGGGCTGCAATCGTACAATGACTGTGAATCATTTACAACTTCAATTGCCATATACCTGTTACACCATAATAGGAAAACCTTTGTATTACACTGGGATTTGGATATAGAGAGCATTAGGGATATACAATTATCATGTCCTATGTTATATACTCTTGCTTATATCCGAATGCAGGCTTTGCAAGCTGAGGAGAGGATCAAAACATGGGGCGGACCATCTGAGTCTCAAGAAGCCTCATGAAAGTACGAGGACACAGATGGATTACAAGAAAACAGAGAGTCAGTGCAGGGGCAACCTGCCATAGAAGTGTAAAATAGAAGAATGGAAGAAGAAATTCTGATTAGTTGAGGTACCTTGTGTATTTGTTAATACACAAGAAAGGCTAGGCCCTTCTGTGGATGGTGAATATGGGCCTAACCTTTCTTTTATCTCTCTATATTAAAGTCAAATTAGGGTTTTAGATTGATTCTTTATTTGTTTGATTAGAATTCCTGTTTAGGAAATAGGTGGAATTTTCACTTCTATTACCAATAATATTTGTCTTTTCAACACTTCATTAATATATgggctccctccctccctccctcccttgcTCTCGTGCTACAGTAACAAGTATATTGCTCTACATATTATCAGAGCAGTCTTGACCGCGTTCCATCTTTTCTTGATTCCTTTTcttgcattcccctctctctttttatttctcaTAAATCTTGTGCCAAAATT contains:
- the LOC131229429 gene encoding protein DETOXIFICATION 33-like, which encodes MAGDDMEKGGLEPLKMQKLGYRSWEESKKMWSIAGPAILTSVLQFSIGFVTAAFVGRLGHVQLAAVSVVQTVVESFAYGILLGMGSALETLCGQAVGAGQMHMLGIYLQRSWIITGVTALVLTPIYVFTSHILKLFRQSNEISEVAGRYCIWVIPQLFAYALNFPMQKFFQSQSRVWVMAIISGAVLAFHILLNWALVTKLGYGLGGAALAGNISWWLVNLAQLVYLVAGYFPDAWTGFSLSVFQSLSAFIKLSLASAAMLCLELWYFSAVILLVGGLKNHTAIAIDAVSICMNLEVWALTIALGFNVAVSVRVSNELGAGHPKAAKFSVAVTAAASALVGVLFMAAVLIAKSDFPKLFTEKPEVIRETSKLGLLLAATILLNSIQPVLQGVAVGAGWQFSVAFVNIGCYYFIGLPLGGLLGFKFKLGVVGIWSGMLAGTLMQTVVLLWIMYRTNWEKEALQAEERIKTWGGPSESQEAS